CGAGGGGGATGTTTTGACCAGGGCGCGGAGTTCAAAATAGACGTTTGTTTTTTCAAATAATGTTACAACGCTGGGGTTTCAAACGCGAAGGCCTGTCGTTCTTCCAGGTAGACACTGCGGGATTAAATGGTCTCGCAGTGTCTACTTTACCTTTTGTATCTATCCCATTTCAAAAGTCAAGCTGTCAAATCAGCAAGCAGAACAGCCTCCTTTGGGCAGCGGCATCTTCTCTACTCCTGCAGGCTCCGGTTGGGGCATATGGCAGGGACACCCTTCCACTTGTCTTGGCTTAGCAGCATGAAGCATCGGCAATTCCCCTGCCCTGATTGGACAGCCGGAGGTTTTCTCCATGAAGGCGCAGTGTCATGCAGTCATGAAGTGGCTTTGTACCTTCTCATGGATCGGTTCCATCTTCAACTGCCAATGACAAACAGCTCGTCAGCCGTGAGGAGTATTTACAAAAACTTGAAACCTTACCCGCACCTTGGCAAAAGCGTTTGAGAGATAGGGGGCAAAACAAGAAAATGACAACAAATGAAACACTTTCCGGTTGTAAATCAGGAACTTCCCTGGTACAATGCCACCTCGGTTGGCCCTTCGTTAAGATATGGACTGACCGTGAAACGTATTGAATGGAGTTGTATATCTGATGAGACCCCTCTGCAAACGAAGCTTTTGCACCCTGCTCTCCCTGCTTTTATTATGGCAGTTGATTCCTCCGCTGCGAGTTGCTGCGGCCAAACCAGCGGTACAGGAGGCTGTTACGATTACACAGGATATCTTTCCGGATTCAAAGTTCCGTCAGTGGCTGGCCAATCCGGAGCATTTAAACGGATATGGCGCTGACGGTATTTTTACTGCGGAAGAGCTCTCTGCAATCCGAAAGATGGATGTCTCCCGCCAGGGGATTGCTTCTCTGAAGGGGATTGAGGTCTTTACTTCTTTAGAACAGCTGATTTGCGGATATAATCAGCTCACTCAACTGGATGTGCGGAAAAATCGCTCTCTAACCTATCTATACTGTGCATTTAACCGGATTGAACAGCTCGATCTCTCTGGACTTCATAAATTAACCGCCCTTAATTGCGCGGGCAACACTCTGACTTCTTTAAATCTTGCCGGGTGTACAGCTCTGGAAGCCGTGTATTGCCGTAATAACCGCCTGACTGCCGTGAATTTTTCAGACAATACGCGCCTGAAACTCATGGATGTATTCGACAACCAGCTCACCCGTGTAGACCTTTCCATGCTAAAAGATCTAGAATTCGCCTACCTAGATCACAATTTTCTGACAGAACTGGATTTAAGCCAAAACGCCAGCCTAGATCCTGTTCACGGAGGCTTTACCGCCCAGAATAACTTTCTTAATACCATTACCCTGCCGGTCAGGGCAGATCTTCTGGTCGCTCCAAGGTTCTACTCCGAGCAGAATCCAAAAACCGGATATGAGCGTGTGGAATGGTATGAAGACGCCCAACATTCCCGTCCGATCAAAGGGAGCATACAGGCTTCCGGCCAAACCCTCTATGCAAAGTGGCTCCCGAATGACTATGTGATCCGCTTTGCGGCCAACGGCGGCAGCGGAACCATGCCAGATCAGGCAGCCGTATGGGATACGCCTCTCGCCCTGCTTCCCAACCAATTCAGCCGGTATGGATATCGCTTTGTAGGCTGGGAAAACACTTATGGAAACGGAAAATCCTACCAGGATGAGCAGGAGGTCAGCAATCTAGCCGGCAAATATCAGGGCGAGCGGATAACTCTGTTCGCCAAATGGGCCCCTGTCACATATACAGTAGCCTTTGATGCCAACGGTGGCAACGGAGCCATGAATTCACAAATCTATACTTACGACCAGGCCGCCGCACTCCCGGAGTGCACATTGACCGCCCCTGAAGGAAAAGAGTTTGCCGGTTGGTCATCAACCGCCGAAGGCCCTGTCCGCTATCAGGATCGCGGGGAAGTCCGAAACCTGACGGCATCTCAGGGAGAAACCGTTACTCTATACGCCATCTGGCGAGACCCTATTGAAAACGAGTATTTGGGACAATTGGAGTCCGTGTTTTCCCAATACCCTGCAGACAACTACACAGCTCAAGACTGGAACGCACTTGTAGAAATCCACTCTGATGCTGTCGAAAAAATCTCTGCCGCCGTAAACAGCGATCAAATGCAAGCTATTGTTTCTCAGGCTGGGCAGGCCATGTCCAAAATCCCTACTTGTGACTCCCGTGCTCAGGCTGTTGTAAACGCTTGGCGCAGCGATCACAGCATGGTTCTCCAGCAGTCTGGCAATCAGGCGGTGAACGAGGCGTCTGCCGCTGAGATTTACGAGAATGCGCTCTTGGCTGGCAGCGGAATTACCACCAGCTTCACCGCCGAAGTTCACAAAGACCTGACCACTCCCGCAGATCAGGAGCGTATTACCGCCCTTGCCCTGCAAGTCGCAGAGGAATCCTTGCAGTCCCTGTCACAATTAGCCGACGCTGCCGCCTGGGCAGATACTCTGAACGGTCTGTCCGTACGCTCCCTATCAGAAGTGACCTCTTCGTGGCAGCCTACTTATGAGAAGGCTGTTCAGGAAGCAGTCCCCCACACACAGAACCTGACACAGGAGCTGGTGGAATCTCTTCGTCTCCGAGCCTCTCTGGCCCTGGAAAAGCAGCAAGCGGTTGCCCAACTACACATGGAATACCGCAGCTATGATTTCAATTTGTACTCCGACCAGGGAAAACGCGACTTGGAGGAAATCCTGCATGCAGGGCTTTCCAGTATTGAGGCTGCCAGCACCACCGGGTCCATAGCTGGTCTTCTGAAAAAATCGCAGATGGATCTCCAAGTGATTCCGGACAAGGTGCAAGAGGCAAATCCCTCCCCACTTCCATTTGCAGATATCAAGTCAGACGATTGGTATTACAATGCCGTATTATACGTTTACAAACGCAAAATCATGAACGGGTATTCCACCACCGTTTTCAGGCCTGACAGACAGATTTCCCGGGCTCACCTGGCACAGATTCTTTACAATTTGGAGGGCCGTCCCGCAGTGGCCGGATCTATCTCTGGTTATCAGGACACCGTACCGGGCGCTTGGTATGAAGACGCTGTTACCTGGGCTGTACAAAATAATATCCTCTCCGGCTATGCAGACGGCTTTATGCGTCCCAACCGTTCCATTACCCGTCAGCAATTAGCCACCATGTTGTACCGCTATGCCCAGAGTAGGGGTTACGATGTCAGCCGGCGGGCCGGACTTGACAGCTATGAGGATTCCAATCAGGTGGCCTCCTACGCAGAAGATGCTCTTCAGTGGGCCACCGCTGTCGGTATTGTCAATGGCACCAGTTCCTCCATGCTCTCCCCTGCCGGCAATGCCAGCCGCGCTCAAAGCGCCGTTATCCTAATGCGTTTTTGTGAAAAAGCAATTCAGTAAAGTGCCGAATCAGATTATACTGAGAGTTTCCGTCATTTTGACGCTCCTGAGAGATGCGTTTGGTATTCTTAATACACGACTTCAGGCTCACTCTTGACGGCTATCTCGCCAAGCAGAGCTTCGTGGGGCAAGTATGGGCGATTCCTTGGGCGATCTTTCACGCTCCCGCTCCTCACAGGGAGTTTTCAATTCCTGCAGTCCCGCTCTGACAGCTTCAGTCTCATCCCTTGTACCTCAGGATTTTGGCAGCATTTGCAGTCTCTCCTCCTCTTGTCGTCCAATTTGGGGCACAAAACAGAGAAATACATATTGCCA
This genomic window from Pusillibacter faecalis contains:
- a CDS encoding S-layer homology domain-containing protein: MRPLCKRSFCTLLSLLLLWQLIPPLRVAAAKPAVQEAVTITQDIFPDSKFRQWLANPEHLNGYGADGIFTAEELSAIRKMDVSRQGIASLKGIEVFTSLEQLICGYNQLTQLDVRKNRSLTYLYCAFNRIEQLDLSGLHKLTALNCAGNTLTSLNLAGCTALEAVYCRNNRLTAVNFSDNTRLKLMDVFDNQLTRVDLSMLKDLEFAYLDHNFLTELDLSQNASLDPVHGGFTAQNNFLNTITLPVRADLLVAPRFYSEQNPKTGYERVEWYEDAQHSRPIKGSIQASGQTLYAKWLPNDYVIRFAANGGSGTMPDQAAVWDTPLALLPNQFSRYGYRFVGWENTYGNGKSYQDEQEVSNLAGKYQGERITLFAKWAPVTYTVAFDANGGNGAMNSQIYTYDQAAALPECTLTAPEGKEFAGWSSTAEGPVRYQDRGEVRNLTASQGETVTLYAIWRDPIENEYLGQLESVFSQYPADNYTAQDWNALVEIHSDAVEKISAAVNSDQMQAIVSQAGQAMSKIPTCDSRAQAVVNAWRSDHSMVLQQSGNQAVNEASAAEIYENALLAGSGITTSFTAEVHKDLTTPADQERITALALQVAEESLQSLSQLADAAAWADTLNGLSVRSLSEVTSSWQPTYEKAVQEAVPHTQNLTQELVESLRLRASLALEKQQAVAQLHMEYRSYDFNLYSDQGKRDLEEILHAGLSSIEAASTTGSIAGLLKKSQMDLQVIPDKVQEANPSPLPFADIKSDDWYYNAVLYVYKRKIMNGYSTTVFRPDRQISRAHLAQILYNLEGRPAVAGSISGYQDTVPGAWYEDAVTWAVQNNILSGYADGFMRPNRSITRQQLATMLYRYAQSRGYDVSRRAGLDSYEDSNQVASYAEDALQWATAVGIVNGTSSSMLSPAGNASRAQSAVILMRFCEKAIQ